One Pelotomaculum isophthalicicum JI genomic region harbors:
- a CDS encoding response regulator transcription factor — translation MQQLKGIKILLVDDEPNILQFLELGLQNEGFEVRTAQEGMTAINLMKQFQPHVVILDVMMPGMDGFEVCRMLKKTENVAVIMLTAKDEVDDRVKGLTLGADDYMVKPFSFEELLARIYARIRNQFPNLFGEVVIGPFHIDDRRKEIKLEDRVLELSPTEYKLLKFLVLNHGLVISKTMILEKVWGYDFGGEENIVEVYIRSLRDKLNDKDHQLIKTLRGSGYRVDLS, via the coding sequence ATGCAACAATTAAAAGGAATTAAGATATTATTAGTGGATGATGAGCCGAATATTCTACAATTTCTGGAGCTTGGTCTGCAAAATGAGGGATTTGAGGTGCGAACCGCCCAGGAAGGTATGACGGCCATTAACCTGATGAAGCAATTCCAGCCGCATGTTGTCATACTTGATGTGATGATGCCGGGAATGGACGGTTTTGAAGTCTGCCGGATGCTTAAAAAAACGGAAAATGTGGCTGTGATCATGCTGACGGCCAAGGATGAAGTGGATGACCGGGTAAAGGGTCTTACCCTGGGAGCCGATGATTACATGGTAAAACCTTTTAGTTTTGAGGAACTGCTTGCCAGAATCTATGCCAGGATCCGCAATCAGTTTCCAAACTTGTTTGGGGAAGTCGTGATCGGGCCGTTTCATATTGATGACCGCCGCAAAGAGATCAAGCTCGAAGACCGGGTTTTGGAGTTATCGCCCACCGAATATAAGCTCCTCAAATTTTTAGTTCTTAATCATGGGTTGGTTATTAGTAAAACGATGATTTTGGAAAAAGTATGGGGCTATGATTTTGGCGGGGAGGAAAATATTGTTGAAGTGTATATTCGTTCTTTGCGGGATAAATTAAACGACAAAGACCATCAATTGATAAAAACCCTGCGCGGCTCAGGATACCGGGTTGATTTATCATGA
- a CDS encoding HNH endonuclease signature motif containing protein, which translates to MEEREIRKRINESFDPRTILAVWNKATIVPGYNESDYRRDRCGAWIKFSDYGDIDSDFGWEIDHDKPVAKGGADDLSNLQPLHWLNNRGKSDNWPDWKCFYQREEAD; encoded by the coding sequence ATGGAAGAAAGAGAAATTCGCAAGCGTATAAATGAATCTTTTGACCCGCGTACAATTTTGGCCGTGTGGAACAAGGCTACTATTGTTCCAGGTTATAACGAGAGTGATTACAGGAGAGACCGGTGCGGCGCATGGATTAAGTTTTCTGATTATGGCGATATCGACTCCGATTTTGGTTGGGAAATCGACCATGACAAGCCGGTGGCCAAAGGAGGAGCAGATGATTTGAGTAATCTCCAGCCGCTGCACTGGCTCAATAACCGCGGTAAAAGCGACAACTGGCCTGACTGGAAGTGTTTTTACCAGCGTGAGGAGGCAGATTAA
- a CDS encoding type I restriction-modification system subunit M has translation MMATTRKDIEAALWRGANTFRGAIDAANYKDYILPMLFVKYLSDTYRENVDELTKKYDNPVRLERAINRLPFVIREEQSFSWLYDKRYEDNLGELINTALRGIEDDNPSLFTGIFRSIDFNSEAMLGNQRQRNTRLRQLLEDFVSLDLRPSSIKPEEGKVAADTIGEAYEYMIGEFASQAGKKAGSFFTPPEVSELMARIVDPKINDTIYDPTCGSGSLLIKTGKIAQAKENNAIKKLALYGQEMNGSSWSMAKMNMFVHEIMDARIRWGDTLANPLHLDPDGNLMQFDVIVANMPFSQDKWAAGFNTGGEATGKGKEFKMEASLDRYHRFDWGVPPSSKGDWAFLLHMIASLKSGGRIAAVAPHGVLFRGASEGRIRQTVIEKNLLDAVIGLPANLFYGTSIPACILVFKKNRNRDDVLFIDASGNDENGRLRYKKDKNQNKLETKHIEDIVNAYKNRTDVKKFAHVAGADEISANEYNLNIPRYVDSFEEEALVDIEEVKNNIADIQKELAEVEAQMAKYLKELGL, from the coding sequence ATGATGGCTACTACCAGAAAAGATATCGAGGCCGCGCTTTGGAGAGGCGCCAATACATTCAGAGGGGCTATCGACGCGGCAAACTATAAAGATTACATCTTGCCCATGTTATTTGTTAAATACCTTAGCGATACCTATAGGGAAAACGTTGACGAGCTAACAAAGAAATATGACAATCCGGTGCGGCTGGAAAGAGCGATAAACAGGCTCCCCTTTGTCATCAGGGAAGAACAGAGCTTTTCCTGGCTTTATGACAAAAGATATGAAGATAACCTGGGGGAACTTATTAATACGGCTTTGCGCGGCATAGAAGACGACAATCCTTCCCTGTTCACCGGCATATTCAGAAGCATTGACTTTAACAGTGAAGCCATGCTGGGCAATCAAAGGCAAAGAAACACCCGCTTGAGGCAGTTGCTGGAAGATTTCGTGTCCCTTGACCTGCGTCCCTCCTCCATCAAGCCCGAGGAAGGCAAGGTGGCCGCCGACACCATTGGCGAAGCGTATGAATATATGATCGGCGAGTTTGCCAGCCAGGCCGGCAAAAAGGCCGGTTCTTTCTTTACTCCCCCGGAAGTGTCGGAACTGATGGCGCGCATAGTCGACCCGAAAATAAACGACACCATCTACGATCCCACCTGCGGCTCCGGCTCCCTGCTCATAAAAACCGGTAAAATAGCCCAGGCCAAGGAAAACAACGCGATTAAAAAACTCGCCCTGTACGGCCAGGAAATGAACGGCTCCTCCTGGTCAATGGCCAAAATGAACATGTTTGTCCATGAAATTATGGACGCCAGGATCCGCTGGGGCGATACCCTGGCCAACCCCCTGCACCTGGACCCGGACGGCAATCTCATGCAGTTCGACGTCATCGTGGCCAACATGCCTTTTTCGCAGGATAAATGGGCGGCGGGTTTTAACACCGGCGGCGAGGCGACCGGCAAAGGCAAAGAATTCAAAATGGAAGCTTCGCTTGACCGGTACCACCGCTTTGACTGGGGAGTACCCCCTTCCAGTAAGGGTGACTGGGCGTTTTTGCTGCACATGATCGCCAGCCTCAAGAGCGGCGGCCGGATTGCCGCCGTCGCTCCCCACGGCGTTTTGTTCAGGGGCGCGTCGGAAGGCAGGATCAGGCAGACTGTGATCGAGAAAAACCTGCTGGACGCGGTCATCGGCCTGCCCGCCAATTTATTTTACGGGACAAGCATTCCGGCCTGCATCCTGGTTTTCAAGAAAAACCGCAACCGTGACGACGTGCTTTTTATTGACGCCTCCGGAAATGATGAAAACGGCAGACTCCGCTATAAAAAGGACAAGAACCAGAACAAACTTGAAACGAAACATATCGAGGACATTGTAAACGCCTATAAGAACAGGACGGATGTTAAGAAATTCGCCCATGTGGCCGGCGCAGACGAAATCAGTGCCAACGAATACAACCTGAATATCCCCCGCTATGTTGATTCATTTGAGGAGGAAGCGTTGGTGGATATTGAAGAGGTAAAAAACAATATCGCCGACATCCAAAAGGAGCTTGCCGAAGTCGAGGCGCAAATGGCCAAGTATCTGAAGGAGTTGGGGTTATGA
- a CDS encoding type I restriction endonuclease subunit R, which produces MFDRTIFDERPESQNRAIKVLEKLGYQYIPRSQAEILRGRLSNVLFPEVLREFLQRQSFVYRGKRTPFSGRSIGKAINDIDAPLVSGLMSASRTIYDLLVSGNSYEEELFDGGRQSFDLKFIDWEQPANNIWHVTDEFSVERPNGKYARPDIVLHINGIPLVVIECKKSSVDVEQGVAQNVRNWQPGYIPQLFKFSQIVMAMNPNIVKYGTCGTLSEYFSVWRERDYQWQQEKCRNVSPDGLVNEQDRTIVSLLCRERLLELIRFFALYDNNVKKIGRYQQFFGIQAAMKRIKGEDDKNTKSGVIWHTQGSGKSLTMVMLVKKILADPDFKNPRFVLVNDRINLDKQLRDNFAKTQLNPIRAKTGKGLIDLLNDKSVTIITTLVHKFDKAAKSRIKIKDGNIFLLVDESHRSQYGQLHNLMIDVLPNAIKIGFTGTPLLKKDKFNTYKRFGPLIDSYPINRAVEDGVIVPLVYEGRIIPQDVAGEKIDDYLKYIIAPLNPERQEDMKRKWSRFLPLAQTRQRIDMVAFDIHEHFTSYAKPKGLKAMVAASSRPAAIDLHKSIKKLGGVKTAVVISPENINEGEELTGENRKKIKDFFKEEVEPLHGCNHEEYEDWVQNSFIGGEDVDMLIVKDMLLTGFDAPVAAVLYVDKPMKEHSLLQAIARVNRVCPGKDFGLIVDYWGIFSRLNTAMDMYSDEKSGMDGYDQADIENVILGAGDQKLRLEKSHQELWAVFEGKDFDRNSSEGWQSVLEDVNYRKLFYERLSIFSRLLDLAVGSYALYSAVGYEQMQKYKQDLLQFQKLRGAILLRYNEKVDFSRYEDGIRSLLNNFVLSEPSQIIVEPVSIHDPVGMKEQLEKLDSKAAKGDAIRTRMDRELETCRYDDPLLHKKFSEQLKETLEEYRASRNDDSYLFKMEKIADDFKKGYTSHHYPACIDNDSDAKAFYGSIQNIIAAEIKDISPEIDEAMGYLAIEVKKSIANRAKVDWRFNTAVQKDMTQVLDDLIWDFIEEHGIELPVEKIDLILEGLMTTAVRRY; this is translated from the coding sequence ATGTTTGACCGCACAATATTCGATGAACGCCCGGAGAGTCAGAACCGGGCGATAAAGGTCTTAGAGAAATTAGGCTATCAGTACATACCGCGTTCTCAGGCGGAAATCTTGCGAGGGCGGCTTTCCAATGTGCTGTTCCCGGAAGTTTTGCGCGAGTTCCTGCAACGGCAGTCTTTTGTGTACAGGGGCAAGCGGACGCCTTTTTCCGGCCGGTCGATCGGCAAGGCGATTAATGACATCGACGCGCCGCTGGTTTCCGGCCTGATGTCGGCGAGCAGGACGATCTACGACCTGCTTGTCTCCGGCAACAGCTATGAGGAAGAGTTGTTCGACGGAGGACGCCAGTCCTTCGACTTGAAGTTTATCGACTGGGAGCAGCCGGCAAACAATATCTGGCACGTGACTGACGAATTCTCGGTGGAACGGCCGAACGGCAAATATGCGCGGCCGGATATCGTGCTGCACATCAACGGCATTCCCCTGGTGGTAATCGAGTGCAAGAAATCCAGCGTGGATGTTGAGCAGGGTGTCGCGCAGAACGTACGCAATTGGCAGCCCGGCTACATCCCCCAATTGTTCAAATTTTCCCAAATCGTCATGGCCATGAATCCCAATATTGTCAAATACGGCACCTGCGGCACGCTTTCCGAGTATTTTAGCGTATGGCGGGAAAGAGACTATCAGTGGCAGCAGGAAAAATGCCGCAACGTCAGCCCGGACGGATTGGTTAACGAACAGGATAGAACCATTGTTTCCTTGCTCTGCCGGGAGAGGTTGCTGGAATTAATTCGTTTTTTTGCCCTTTATGATAACAATGTGAAGAAGATAGGCCGCTACCAGCAGTTTTTCGGCATCCAGGCGGCTATGAAACGGATCAAAGGTGAAGACGACAAGAACACCAAAAGCGGTGTGATCTGGCATACGCAGGGCAGCGGCAAGTCTTTGACCATGGTCATGCTGGTTAAAAAAATCCTGGCTGATCCGGACTTTAAAAACCCCCGTTTTGTACTGGTCAATGACCGGATCAATCTGGACAAACAGCTTAGAGATAATTTTGCCAAAACTCAGCTTAACCCCATCCGGGCTAAAACAGGCAAAGGCCTGATAGATCTGCTAAATGACAAAAGCGTAACTATCATTACCACTCTGGTTCATAAATTTGACAAGGCGGCCAAAAGCAGAATTAAGATTAAAGACGGCAATATTTTCTTGCTGGTGGACGAGAGCCACCGCAGCCAGTACGGCCAACTGCACAACTTGATGATTGACGTGCTGCCCAACGCGATCAAGATCGGATTTACCGGCACGCCCCTGCTCAAGAAAGACAAGTTCAACACCTATAAAAGATTCGGGCCGCTTATAGACAGCTACCCGATTAACCGGGCGGTGGAAGACGGTGTCATTGTTCCTCTCGTCTATGAGGGCAGGATCATTCCCCAGGATGTGGCCGGTGAAAAGATAGACGATTACCTAAAATACATCATTGCGCCGTTAAACCCTGAGCGGCAAGAAGACATGAAGCGCAAGTGGAGCCGCTTTTTACCCCTGGCGCAGACTCGCCAGCGGATCGACATGGTGGCTTTCGATATACACGAGCACTTTACCAGCTACGCCAAGCCAAAGGGGTTAAAGGCCATGGTCGCGGCCTCGTCACGCCCGGCTGCCATTGACCTGCATAAATCAATCAAGAAGCTTGGCGGGGTGAAAACAGCGGTGGTGATATCGCCGGAAAATATTAATGAAGGTGAGGAGCTTACCGGCGAAAACAGGAAGAAAATAAAAGACTTTTTCAAAGAAGAGGTGGAGCCGCTCCACGGCTGCAACCACGAGGAATATGAGGACTGGGTCCAAAACAGCTTCATTGGCGGCGAAGATGTGGATATGTTGATCGTCAAGGACATGCTGCTGACCGGCTTTGACGCGCCGGTCGCCGCCGTGCTTTATGTGGACAAACCCATGAAAGAACATTCATTGCTGCAGGCCATCGCCCGGGTCAATCGCGTGTGCCCCGGCAAAGATTTCGGGCTTATCGTGGATTACTGGGGTATTTTTAGCAGGCTGAATACTGCCATGGATATGTATTCAGACGAAAAATCGGGCATGGACGGATATGATCAAGCCGATATAGAGAATGTTATTCTTGGCGCCGGTGATCAGAAGCTCAGATTGGAAAAGTCCCATCAGGAATTGTGGGCGGTATTCGAGGGGAAGGACTTTGATCGAAACAGTTCCGAGGGCTGGCAAAGCGTATTGGAGGATGTTAATTATAGAAAGCTTTTTTATGAGCGTCTTTCAATATTTTCCCGGTTATTGGACTTGGCTGTGGGGAGCTATGCTTTATATAGCGCCGTCGGATATGAACAAATGCAAAAATACAAGCAGGATTTGCTTCAATTTCAAAAGCTGCGCGGGGCGATTTTGCTCCGTTACAATGAAAAAGTGGATTTTAGCAGGTATGAAGACGGCATTCGCAGCCTGCTGAATAACTTTGTGCTTTCAGAACCGAGTCAAATAATTGTCGAGCCGGTTTCTATCCACGATCCCGTGGGGATGAAAGAGCAGCTTGAAAAACTGGACAGCAAAGCTGCCAAAGGTGACGCCATTCGCACGCGTATGGACAGGGAACTGGAAACCTGCCGTTATGACGACCCGTTGCTGCACAAGAAGTTTTCCGAACAGTTGAAAGAAACCCTTGAAGAATACAGGGCGTCGAGAAATGATGATTCTTATCTCTTTAAAATGGAGAAAATCGCGGATGATTTTAAGAAAGGTTATACCAGCCATCATTATCCGGCCTGTATAGACAATGACAGTGACGCGAAAGCTTTTTACGGATCGATTCAAAATATCATCGCCGCGGAAATAAAGGATATTTCGCCGGAAATAGATGAAGCGATGGGATATCTGGCTATTGAGGTGAAAAAGTCCATAGCCAACCGGGCTAAAGTTGACTGGCGGTTTAATACGGCGGTGCAAAAAGATATGACGCAAGTGCTTGACGATCTTATCTGGGATTTTATCGAAGAACACGGAATAGAACTGCCGGTCGAGAAAATTGACCTTATATTGGAAGGACTTATGACAACGGCGGTGAGAAGGTATTAG
- a CDS encoding restriction endonuclease subunit S, with translation MKPEIKKRIEQIQKDVVPTGYKKTKVGIVPNEWDVIQLKYILDQIERKVAKPEVGYWRLGLRSHAKGTFHEFVDDPDSIAMEELFSVAENDLIVNITFAWEHAIALANQEDEGKLVSHRFPTYVFNDKACPFFYKYYVIQPRFKKMLSDISPGGAGRNRVMSKSSFQRLFAIHPPLPEQKKIAEILSTWDKSIELKEKLIGEKKQQKKWLMQNLLTGKKRLPGFTDELQKVKLGDVCNVVIGQSPDSKAYNKDRVGIPLIQGNADCQKGVTKPRLWTTQITKTCYAGDIILTIRAPVGAVAIANQKACIGRGVSAIRPKHCQRYMYQYLLSIEDKWLKVSQGSTFDAISGNEIKKLKIIYPSTEEQTAIAEVLSTADREIDLHEKQLEELKKQKKALMQLLLTGMVRVNTQEVSS, from the coding sequence TTGAAACCAGAGATAAAAAAGCGTATTGAGCAGATACAAAAAGATGTAGTTCCTACGGGGTATAAAAAGACCAAGGTGGGTATAGTGCCGAATGAGTGGGATGTAATACAACTCAAATATATTCTTGACCAAATAGAGAGAAAAGTAGCTAAACCAGAAGTAGGATATTGGCGTCTTGGTCTTAGGAGTCATGCTAAAGGGACTTTTCATGAATTTGTTGATGATCCTGATTCTATCGCTATGGAAGAACTGTTTTCAGTTGCCGAAAATGATTTAATTGTTAATATCACATTTGCATGGGAACATGCAATAGCGCTGGCAAATCAAGAAGATGAGGGCAAATTAGTGTCACATAGGTTTCCGACATATGTATTTAATGATAAAGCTTGTCCATTTTTTTATAAATATTATGTAATACAGCCTCGTTTCAAAAAGATGTTATCTGATATATCCCCAGGAGGGGCAGGAAGAAATAGAGTGATGAGCAAAAGTTCTTTTCAAAGACTTTTTGCTATTCACCCTCCCTTGCCGGAGCAAAAGAAGATTGCCGAAATTCTCTCTACATGGGACAAGTCTATAGAATTGAAAGAGAAGCTTATAGGAGAAAAAAAACAGCAAAAAAAGTGGCTGATGCAAAACCTGCTCACAGGTAAAAAACGTCTACCTGGTTTTACTGATGAGTTACAAAAGGTTAAATTGGGGGATGTTTGCAATGTCGTTATTGGGCAATCTCCTGATTCAAAGGCCTATAATAAGGATAGAGTTGGGATTCCTTTAATTCAAGGAAATGCGGACTGCCAAAAAGGGGTTACTAAACCTCGATTATGGACTACGCAAATAACTAAAACTTGTTATGCTGGTGATATTATTTTAACTATCAGAGCACCAGTGGGAGCGGTTGCTATAGCAAATCAAAAAGCATGCATTGGTAGAGGTGTCAGCGCTATTCGTCCCAAACATTGTCAGCGATATATGTATCAGTATTTATTAAGTATAGAAGATAAATGGTTAAAAGTATCGCAAGGTAGTACATTTGATGCTATCAGCGGAAATGAAATTAAGAAATTAAAGATAATATACCCATCAACAGAGGAGCAAACCGCCATAGCTGAAGTCCTATCCACTGCCGACCGTGAAATTGATCTGCATGAAAAGCAACTGGAGGAACTGAAAAAGCAGAAAAAAGCTCTTATGCAGCTATTGCTGACTGGTATGGTTAGAGTCAATACGCAGGAGGTTTCTTCTTGA
- a CDS encoding M48 family metallopeptidase translates to MSVKKLCFTKPLGDVEVFIERKSVKRIRLKVFPDGVVKLSAPLGVPDKYLNDFLKSKTAWIEKSLNYFKATAADELETEIRSGTTTRILGRQIRIMVGEANIHKIKQEGDYVYIQSPATGDNKALQKQFGRWWRKQSKAYFLAAIDRLYPIIAKHGIDKPALQVRRMKTIWGSCSRRHGKINLNYYLYKAPPPCVDYVVLHELAHFLHPKHDQDFYGFLTVHMPDWKERKRILDHEVVRGLGY, encoded by the coding sequence ATGAGCGTGAAAAAACTATGTTTTACAAAACCGTTGGGCGATGTTGAAGTATTTATTGAACGTAAAAGCGTAAAAAGAATCCGGCTGAAGGTGTTCCCTGACGGTGTCGTGAAGTTATCGGCGCCGCTTGGCGTGCCGGACAAATATCTGAATGATTTCCTCAAAAGCAAAACTGCCTGGATCGAAAAGTCTTTGAATTATTTTAAAGCGACGGCAGCGGATGAACTTGAAACAGAAATACGCAGCGGCACAACCACACGTATTCTGGGCAGGCAAATCAGAATCATGGTCGGTGAAGCAAATATACATAAAATAAAACAAGAGGGAGACTATGTTTATATTCAGTCTCCCGCCACCGGGGATAATAAAGCTTTACAAAAGCAATTTGGGCGCTGGTGGCGAAAACAGAGCAAAGCCTATTTTTTAGCGGCTATCGACAGACTGTATCCCATTATTGCCAAGCATGGCATCGATAAACCGGCGCTTCAGGTCAGAAGAATGAAAACCATTTGGGGCAGTTGCTCCAGAAGGCATGGAAAAATCAATCTTAATTATTATTTATACAAAGCTCCGCCACCTTGTGTTGATTATGTTGTTTTGCATGAGCTGGCGCACTTTCTTCATCCCAAGCATGATCAGGATTTTTATGGCTTTTTGACTGTGCATATGCCGGACTGGAAAGAGCGCAAAAGAATTCTTGATCACGAGGTTGTGAGGGGACTGGGTTACTAA
- a CDS encoding LysM peptidoglycan-binding domain-containing protein, translating into MKRMDDSEIIGKAVKDIEGMDFQETRPVLMQKKYLILGLIVTVLLIIIAGIVRIYMCETSESPTQAGQLNEDEGFVTFKEQVKEPVNQQQENQQPVNQQTPADDIIYYKVQEGDCFEKIAIYYYGTESYASELARYNKIDVDSILSIGQTIKAPKETDKLKQ; encoded by the coding sequence TTGAAAAGAATGGACGATAGTGAGATTATCGGTAAGGCCGTTAAGGATATAGAGGGGATGGATTTCCAGGAAACCAGGCCGGTTCTCATGCAAAAGAAATATTTAATATTAGGCTTAATAGTTACAGTTCTATTGATAATCATTGCCGGTATTGTTAGGATCTATATGTGTGAGACGTCTGAATCACCGACTCAAGCCGGGCAATTAAATGAGGATGAGGGATTTGTAACATTCAAAGAACAAGTCAAAGAACCGGTAAACCAGCAGCAGGAAAATCAGCAACCGGTAAATCAACAAACGCCTGCTGATGATATTATTTATTATAAAGTTCAAGAAGGTGACTGTTTTGAAAAGATTGCAATTTATTATTATGGCACGGAAAGTTACGCGTCTGAACTGGCCCGTTATAATAAAATTGATGTAGACAGTATCCTCAGTATAGGACAAACTATTAAGGCGCCGAAAGAAACCGATAAGCTGAAGCAATAG